A single genomic interval of Nostoc commune NIES-4072 harbors:
- a CDS encoding protochlorophyllide reductase — MEQHHKPTVIITGTSSGVGLYAAKALAERGWYVVMACRDIAKAQLAAQSVGIPHQGSYTIMHIDLGSLESVRQFVNNFRASGHSLDALVCNAAIYMPLIKEPLRSPEGYELTVTTNHLGHFLLCNLMLEDLKKSSSEPRLVILGTVTHNPDELGGKIPPRPDLGDLQGFAEGFKEPISMIDGKKFEPVKAYKDSKVCNVLTMRELHKRYHESTGIAFSSLYPGCVAETPLFRNHYPLFQKIFPLFQKYITGGYVSQELAGERVAAVVADPEYNQSGAYWSWGNRQKKDGKSFVQKVSPQARDDEKGDRMWELSAKLVGLA; from the coding sequence ATGGAACAACATCACAAGCCAACGGTTATAATCACAGGTACTTCTTCAGGAGTCGGTTTATACGCTGCCAAGGCTCTTGCTGAAAGGGGATGGTATGTAGTAATGGCTTGTAGGGATATAGCGAAGGCTCAACTTGCAGCCCAATCTGTGGGAATCCCGCATCAGGGTAGTTACACCATCATGCATATCGATCTTGGCTCTTTAGAAAGCGTTCGACAATTTGTGAATAACTTTCGAGCAAGCGGACACTCTCTAGACGCTTTGGTGTGCAACGCTGCAATTTATATGCCCTTAATAAAAGAGCCTTTACGCAGTCCAGAAGGTTACGAGTTAACTGTCACCACAAATCACCTCGGACATTTTCTATTGTGTAACCTGATGCTAGAGGATCTGAAGAAGTCATCTTCAGAGCCAAGGCTCGTAATTTTGGGAACTGTTACCCACAATCCAGACGAACTAGGTGGGAAGATTCCGCCGCGTCCAGACTTGGGCGATTTGCAAGGCTTTGCCGAAGGGTTTAAAGAGCCGATCTCAATGATTGATGGTAAGAAATTTGAACCAGTCAAAGCTTACAAAGACAGCAAGGTTTGCAACGTCCTAACCATGCGGGAACTGCATAAGCGCTATCATGAGTCCACTGGCATCGCTTTTAGCTCTCTCTATCCGGGATGTGTTGCAGAAACGCCGCTATTTAGAAACCACTATCCTTTATTTCAGAAAATCTTCCCTTTGTTCCAGAAGTACATCACTGGGGGATATGTGTCTCAAGAGTTGGCGGGAGAACGGGTTGCTGCGGTAGTTGCCGATCCTGAGTATAATCAATCTGGTGCTTATTGGAGCTGGGGAAATCGCCAAAAGAAAGATGGCAAATCCTTTGTCCAAAAAGTCTCTCCTCAAGCCCGCGATGATGAAAAAGGCGATCGCATGTGGGAACTAAGCGCCAAGTTGGTTGGACTGGCATAA
- a CDS encoding DUF29 domain-containing protein has translation MSSLKAHSQTLYDTDYLQWIETTVEKLQSHDYANVDWEKLIEEIADVGRSERRSLKSNLIVILVHLLKCQFQPEKRSGSWEGSIIEHRRRVKEALDDSPSLKSYLENIFIECYAQAVKQAKAETGLSVESFPVVCPYQLLEVTNDEFLPQ, from the coding sequence ATGTCTTCCCTAAAAGCGCATTCCCAAACGCTATATGACACGGATTACTTGCAATGGATAGAAACGACTGTGGAAAAATTGCAAAGTCACGACTACGCTAACGTAGACTGGGAAAAGCTCATCGAAGAAATTGCCGACGTGGGAAGGAGTGAGCGTCGGAGCCTCAAGAGTAATCTAATTGTAATACTGGTGCATTTGCTTAAATGCCAATTTCAGCCTGAAAAGAGAAGCGGTAGCTGGGAAGGAAGCATTATTGAACATCGTAGACGTGTCAAAGAAGCTCTAGATGATTCGCCTAGCCTCAAATCCTATCTTGAGAACATCTTTATAGAGTGTTATGCACAAGCGGTTAAGCAAGCAAAAGCTGAAACTGGTTTGTCAGTAGAATCCTTTCCTGTGGTATGTCCATATCAGCTACTAGAAGTCACAAATGATGAGTTTTTACCTCAGTAA
- a CDS encoding TMEM165/GDT1 family protein, with product MLTAFTAGLLLITVSELGDKTFFIAVILAMHHSRRLVFTGVTAALAAMTILSVLFGQAVSFLPKVYIHYAEIALFIAFGLKLLYDASKMSPAACDTEVIEEAEAAVKKADLELPKQKTSLAIIIEAFVLTFMAEWGDRTQIATIALAAGNNPIGVTVGAILGHALCAAIAVIGGKMIAGRISERQLTLIGGCLFLVFGVVAAIEGA from the coding sequence GTGTTAACAGCTTTTACCGCAGGTTTATTATTAATTACAGTTTCAGAACTGGGCGATAAAACATTTTTTATTGCTGTAATATTGGCAATGCACCACTCGCGGCGGCTGGTATTTACAGGTGTGACAGCTGCTTTAGCCGCGATGACAATCCTTTCGGTGCTATTTGGACAAGCGGTATCTTTCTTACCAAAAGTTTATATTCATTACGCCGAAATAGCTTTGTTTATTGCCTTTGGTCTCAAGCTGTTATATGACGCTAGTAAAATGTCTCCTGCTGCTTGTGATACAGAAGTTATAGAAGAAGCCGAAGCTGCGGTGAAAAAAGCAGATTTGGAGCTACCAAAGCAAAAGACTTCCTTGGCAATTATCATAGAAGCCTTTGTGTTGACATTTATGGCAGAGTGGGGCGATCGCACTCAAATTGCCACCATTGCCTTAGCGGCAGGTAATAATCCCATTGGAGTGACAGTAGGGGCAATTTTAGGACATGCCTTATGTGCTGCGATCGCAGTTATCGGCGGCAAAATGATTGCCGGACGAATTTCTGAGCGTCAACTCACCCTGATTGGCGGATGCCTGTTTCTAGTGTTTGGTGTCGTTGCTGCCATTGAGGGAGCATGA
- a CDS encoding tetratricopeptide repeat protein, whose product MSQPRNRWIVQIVLAVAILAFVGVSVIPIIGAFNNTPPSNQNTASTRGTLTSADQKSKLEDEVRGYELVLQREPENQTALKGLLQARLQLLSQKEKSEVKPADIQVVIEPLEKLAKLNPEQSEYSVLLAQAKQQIGDREGAAQAYRSILSTKPGDLKALQGMVDLLISQQRPEAAIGLLQETLSKAAQANKIQPGSVDIVAVQVLLGSVHASQKRYDQASSVYDQAIKKDPKDFRPVMAKAMLLKQQGKDADAKLLFDSAAALAPAQYKDVIKKAATASPLPNPAASPTPSPESTPK is encoded by the coding sequence GTGTCTCAACCGCGCAATCGTTGGATAGTTCAAATCGTCTTGGCGGTGGCAATTCTTGCTTTTGTGGGTGTTTCGGTGATTCCCATAATTGGAGCATTTAATAATACGCCACCCTCAAACCAGAATACCGCTAGCACCAGAGGCACTTTGACCTCTGCTGACCAAAAATCAAAACTGGAAGACGAAGTACGGGGTTATGAACTGGTTTTGCAAAGGGAACCAGAAAATCAGACTGCGCTTAAAGGCTTATTACAGGCGCGGCTACAATTACTGAGTCAAAAAGAAAAAAGTGAGGTTAAACCAGCTGATATCCAAGTCGTCATTGAACCTTTAGAAAAGCTAGCGAAGCTGAATCCCGAACAGTCAGAATATTCAGTGCTACTGGCTCAAGCCAAACAGCAAATTGGCGATCGCGAAGGAGCCGCTCAAGCTTATCGCTCTATTTTGTCTACGAAACCAGGCGATTTGAAGGCTTTACAAGGAATGGTGGATCTGTTAATAAGTCAGCAACGCCCGGAAGCAGCTATTGGTTTGCTGCAAGAAACCCTCTCTAAGGCAGCCCAAGCGAATAAAATTCAGCCAGGAAGTGTAGATATAGTAGCCGTGCAGGTACTGTTAGGTTCGGTTCACGCTTCCCAGAAACGGTACGATCAAGCTAGCTCTGTATATGACCAAGCAATTAAGAAAGATCCCAAGGATTTTCGCCCCGTTATGGCAAAAGCGATGCTCTTGAAACAACAGGGCAAAGATGCAGATGCAAAACTTTTGTTTGATAGTGCCGCAGCTTTAGCACCTGCTCAGTACAAAGACGTAATTAAGAAGGCAGCAACGGCTTCCCCCCTCCCTAATCCTGCTGCATCTCCCACGCCTTCACCGGAAAGTACGCCGAAATAG